In a single window of the Bactrocera dorsalis isolate Fly_Bdor chromosome 2, ASM2337382v1, whole genome shotgun sequence genome:
- the LOC105231645 gene encoding ataxin-2 homolog isoform X2 produces MLNPNHTGATRRPFSRNAPSRNHRCRLLFSPHNQSSHHLLQQQQQLQTHTHTHAHGQARSGGNGNGNAASSSSTSSSTGHGGPWYNNNKDGNIDNWNTLGSSNNNNNNNGSNNNYHQQFSNMSMGQQSHLRHMRFGNNGRGMDSGSNHGEFTMNGNNSYRRGGGNLSNNNSGNINAMSHRHNNEYYGNNHHNYQHHQYNEHSRRHNNINNNNNNNNSNSSNASNSGLFDRNHNNSNNNNNNVNVNLHGNSGSGNNSVHFDGPNGNNHSRSADFHADNRTDRGSLADVSSNGPGGQFGYNTGRNSNNYGRNGHQNTGSGNYSYHHYHHYSNNGPSTSALAGVGGSVSNLLDGPSGSTGIMGSTSSLNSGAHGLKSDSPSRKRRRISGRMPSQSPPALWEQRRSPRNQVQQGSPPIRRPRLHDTGSSHHNRSHHGSNNSISGNSINNTNANNISGSHLQNYHQPQHSIQPTPYYLRQHMPPPPALQQQQQQQQQPAPVPPTLHQTQSLTQAQPQIQQRSPWEHSLSAAAVLPSANAAPATVNAYMQQTPPPPQSPGHHHQTSLVGAPPPPPPLMLDINQVPVSLPLRHAEPIWASICTYPAPPPQARIAPCHLHGIYTQPFTAQACNTHPSAQFTQGPPGFAATTGAPIQMPQPQQVQVSAATAAQQQHTQQAAALMAAASVAAANYQHAQFTQQQRTEAAAVAAAAVAGLSLEQAGVHHLEAHQGHQAAISTPPTHHNQLQATPIHITSMSAVAAAAAHHLRTTASAAVQMSAAPQPILLSTERRVFPPHRRITRFWPSNHPHGPHRHMLSPQTLGPHQATPVQIQTTTGIINPGFLLNFLAMFPLSPYNQHELNSPDSNETENYEALLSLAERLGEAKPRGLARNEIDQLPSYKYNPDTHSGDQTSCVVCMCDFELRQVLRVLPCSHEFHAKCVDKWLRSNRTCPICRGNASDYFENSEQQQQQQQPQTQQTQSQIQTQPSTQQQTQPPATTTQTASGQQQTQATQAH; encoded by the exons tagcagcaacaacaacaacaacaataacggtaGCAATAACAACTATCACCAGCAATTCAGCAATATGAGTATGGGTCAGCAATCGCATTTGCGGCATATGCGCTTTGGCAATAATGGGCGTGGCATGGATAGTGGTAGTAATCATGGTGAATTTACGATGAATGGCAACAACAGTTATCGGCGTGGCGGTGGAAACCTAAGTAACAATAATAGTGGAAATATTAACGCGATGAGCCATCGTCACAATAATGAGTATTATGGCAACAATCATCACAACTATCAACACCATCAGTATAATGAACATAGTCGGCGACAcaataatattaacaacaacaacaacaacaacaatagcaatagcaGTAATGCATCTAACTCAGGATTATTTGATAGAAATcataataatagcaataataacaataacaatgtcaATGTAAATCTGCATGGGAATAGCGGCAGTGGCAACAACAGTGTG CATTTTGATGGCCCTAATGGTAACAATCATTCCCGGAGTGCTGACTTTCACGCTGACAACCGCACAGATCGTGGTAGCTTAGCCGACGTTAGTAGCAATGGTCCTGGCGGTCAGTTTGGCTACAACACAGGCAGAAATAGTAATAATTATGGACGGAATGGCCACCAAAATACCGGTTCTGGTAATTACAGTTACCACCACTATCATCACTACAGCAATAATGGGCCATCAACATCAGCGTTAGCAGGCGTTGGCGGCAGTGTCTCCAACCTTTTAGATGGACCAAGTGGCTCTACTGGTATTATGGGTTCCACTTCTTCACTAAACAGTGGCGCCCATGGGCTGAAATCGGACAGTCCATCGCGCAAGAGACGGCGCATATCCGGGCGCATGCCTAGCCAGTCACCGCCAGCTCTATGGGAGCAACGACGTTCGCCTCGAAATCAA gTGCAACAAGGTAGTCCTCCGATACGCCGTCCCCGTCTGCATGACACTGGGTCATCTCATCATAATCGCAGCCATCATGGCAGTAACAATAGTATTTCTGGCAATAGTATCAACAATACGAATGCCAACAACATTAGTGGAAGCCATTTGCAAAACTATCATCAGCCACAACATTCAATACAACCCACGCCATATTACCTCCGACAGCACATGCCACCACCACCcgctttacaacaacaacagcaacagcagcagcaaccagCACCAGTACCCCCAACGCTACACCAAACACAATCTTTAACACAAGCACAGCCACAAATTCAACAACGTTCACCATGGGAGCACTCACTATCTGCTGCTGCAGTCCTACCTAGCGCGAATGCAGCACCTGCGACCGTGAACGCTTACATGCAACAAACTCCACCTCCACCACAATCGCCTGGCCATCATCATCAAACATCGTTGGTGGGCgcaccaccgccaccaccaccttTGATGCTGGACATCAATCAGGTGCCTGTCAGCCTACCCTTGCGACATGCCGAGCCTATTTGGGCCTCAATCTGCACTTATCCTGCACCACCGCCTCAAGCTAGAATAGCACCATGTCATCTGCATGGTATTTACACACAACCGTTCACAGCTCAAGCATGCAATACACATCCCAGTGCTCAATTCACCCAAGGCCCACCTGGGTTTGCTGCAACCACCGGCGCTCCAATACAAATGCCACAGCCGCAACAGGTGCAGGTTAGTGCAGCTACTGCtgcacagcaacaacatacGCAACAAGCTGCCGCCCTTATGGCAGCCGCTTCAGTCGCCGCAGCTAACTATCAACATGCTCAATTTACCCAGCAACAACGTACTGAGGCAGCAGCAGTGGCAGCCGCTGCAGTAGCGGGTCTTTCACTCGAACAAGCCGGCGTCCATCATTTGGAAGCTCATCAAGGACATCAAGCCGCTATATCCACGCCTCCGACACATCACAATCAATTGCAAGCCACACCAATTCATATAACCTCCATGTCAGCAGTTGCGGCTGCAGCAGCACATCACCTGCGTACTACTGCGTCGGCAGCGGTACAAATGTCTGCGGCACCACAGCCGATTTTGCTCTCCACAGAG AGACGTGTTTTTCCACCACATCGTCGTATTACCCGTTTCTGGCCCTCAAATCATCCGCATGGACCACACCGGCATATGCTTTCGCCACAGACTTTGGGCCCACACCAAGCGACGCCTGTGCAAATTCAGACAACAACTGGCATCATAAATCCAGGCTTCTTACTTAATTTCCT TGCCATGTTCCCGCTTTCACCTTATAATCAACATGAACTGAACTCACCAGATTCCAACGAGACGGAAAACTACGAAGCTTTGTTAAGTTTGGCAGAGCGTTTGGGTGAGGCTAAGCCACGAGGCTTGGCGCGAAATGAAATCGATCAATTGCCGAGCTATAAGTATAATCCAGATACACATAGTG GTGATCAAACGTCTTGCGTTGTTTGCATGTGTGACTTTGAGTTGAGGCAAGTGCTCCGTGTGTTACCTTGTTCACACGAATTCCATGCAAAATGTGTGGACAAATGGCTAAGG TCAAATCGAACCTGCCCGATTTGTCGGGGTAATGCTTCCGACTACTTCGAGAATTcagaacaacagcaacagcagcagcagccgcaaACTCAACAAACACAGTCTCAAATCCAAACACAACCTTCAACGCAACAACAAACTCAACCACCAGCAACTACAACGCAAACTGCGTCCGGGCAACAGCAGACACAAGCAACACAAGCACATTAA
- the LOC105231645 gene encoding homeobox protein 2 isoform X1, which yields MLNPNHTGATRRPFSRNAPSRNHRCRLLFSPHNQSSHHLLQQQQQLQTHTHTHAHGQARSGGNGNGNAASSSSTSSSTGHGGPWYNNNKDGNIDNWNTLGDAPTSNNKSGSCPNNCQGNYCSHHHHCHQHKNHHLHLSHKLHNHNNHNINNEHITHPSCHNQLSHSHISSNSKSCSSHHHYKHNSTNEIHQHYRTTHNHCQYQAQIPKVQQSSYNAISSSSITITAPNSSSATASNSDPAFVTSAPALCSPVAANSTTNNLLHYPNHNPKPPPHTRFSELLNNIAMSSRSSSAIFEAAPLTCNINDYTKISNVRVHSPLRPLQISQPYNATTATTTVSITNSPSSKINCQEPHSNSQNMKISNTKTNTHIQPQQSQSRRHLHRNRTLSLNHVDHGHNHYPSTVALHTLNSNCENVSSNHHQHHREHSQSKNHHHNSCKIPTHQHHHQNQNIPTNHQSQVPLTNTNLIATHTTKSTTTTENSNCTDDVNVTSCTDIISQPEPTTTTYPPITATRQQMMPQHVNNKQQQKQWRRPQRQHPHQQHVPLKTATLSTMATTTATTTTTSVSFSQQQSLPRPPSRRQCAASTSLMSTRCLPTTTTTTTTIPSKRLIFNEKNKNRNNKKIIVLKTNVPAVTMTTTTTTSNATMISPTTTISTITVTATHSPLTSTPSSLIQKPRNSDFIRNPPISDFISTLSNCTPSTCKSARTSSFVPIFSNDPSSTTTTAMSAISLETSYTVDLESSNAMTSASVNKIIAYNDNNNNNKNNNNIYKHNENEPNVNNETYSKCSNDYNVSCVDHIGGNSSSNNNNNNNGSNNNYHQQFSNMSMGQQSHLRHMRFGNNGRGMDSGSNHGEFTMNGNNSYRRGGGNLSNNNSGNINAMSHRHNNEYYGNNHHNYQHHQYNEHSRRHNNINNNNNNNNSNSSNASNSGLFDRNHNNSNNNNNNVNVNLHGNSGSGNNSVHFDGPNGNNHSRSADFHADNRTDRGSLADVSSNGPGGQFGYNTGRNSNNYGRNGHQNTGSGNYSYHHYHHYSNNGPSTSALAGVGGSVSNLLDGPSGSTGIMGSTSSLNSGAHGLKSDSPSRKRRRISGRMPSQSPPALWEQRRSPRNQVQQGSPPIRRPRLHDTGSSHHNRSHHGSNNSISGNSINNTNANNISGSHLQNYHQPQHSIQPTPYYLRQHMPPPPALQQQQQQQQQPAPVPPTLHQTQSLTQAQPQIQQRSPWEHSLSAAAVLPSANAAPATVNAYMQQTPPPPQSPGHHHQTSLVGAPPPPPPLMLDINQVPVSLPLRHAEPIWASICTYPAPPPQARIAPCHLHGIYTQPFTAQACNTHPSAQFTQGPPGFAATTGAPIQMPQPQQVQVSAATAAQQQHTQQAAALMAAASVAAANYQHAQFTQQQRTEAAAVAAAAVAGLSLEQAGVHHLEAHQGHQAAISTPPTHHNQLQATPIHITSMSAVAAAAAHHLRTTASAAVQMSAAPQPILLSTERRVFPPHRRITRFWPSNHPHGPHRHMLSPQTLGPHQATPVQIQTTTGIINPGFLLNFLAMFPLSPYNQHELNSPDSNETENYEALLSLAERLGEAKPRGLARNEIDQLPSYKYNPDTHSGDQTSCVVCMCDFELRQVLRVLPCSHEFHAKCVDKWLRSNRTCPICRGNASDYFENSEQQQQQQQPQTQQTQSQIQTQPSTQQQTQPPATTTQTASGQQQTQATQAH from the exons cgATGCTCCAACAAGTAATAATAAGAGTGGAAGTTGTCCTAATAATTGCCAAGGAAATTACTGTAgccaccaccaccactgccACCAACACAAAAACCACCATCTCCACCTCAGTCACAAACTTCACAACcataataatcataatattAACAACGAGCATATCACTCACCCATCTTGTCATAATCAGCTTAGTCATAGCCATATTAGTAGCAATTCGAAAAGTTGTTCTAGTCATCATCACTATAAACACAATAGTACAAATGAAATCCACCAACATTATCGTACAACACACAATCACTGTCAATATCAAGCGCAAATTCCTAAAGTCCAACAGTCCAGCTACAATGCCATTTCCTCTAGCTCTATAACTATTACCGCACCGAACTCTAGTTCTGCAACTGCTTCCAACTCGGACCCAGCATTTGTCACCTCAGCACCAGCATTATGCTCGCCAGTTGCCGCCAACTCCACCACCAACAATTTGCTACACTACCCCAATCATAATCCCAAGCCTCCCCCCCATACCCGATTTAGCGaacttttgaataatattgCGATGTCGTCACGGTCTTCCTCAGCAATTTTTGAAGCTGCACCGTTGACTTGTAATATAAATGATTACACAAAGATTTCAAATGTAAGAGTACACAGCCCCCTAAGACCGCTCCAGATCTCCCAACCATATAACGCCACCACGGCTACTACAACCGTCTCCATAACCAATTCcccttcttcaaaaattaattgtcaAGAACCGCATTCCAATtctcaaaatatgaaaatttcaaatacaaaaactaacacacacatacaaccgcAACAAAGCCAGAGTCGTAGACATTTACATCGAAATCGTACATTGTCTCTGAATCATGTTGATCATGGTCATAATCATTACCCAAGTACAGTTGCATTACATACATTAAATAGTAATTGTGAGAATGTTAGTAGCAATCATCATCAGCATCATCGTGAACATAGTCAAAGTAAAAATCATCATCACAACTCGTGCAAAATCCCGACACACCAACATCACCACCAGAATCAAAATATACCAACTAACCACCAATCCCAAGTCCCGCTAACAAATACAAATCTAATTGCCACACACACTACAaagtctacaacaacaactgaaaatAGTAATTGTACTGATGATGTGAATGTAACTTCTTGTACTGACATAATTTCTCAACctgaaccaacaacaacaacgtatcCACCAATAACTGCAACGCGCCAACAAATGATGCCACAACATGTgaataacaaacaacaacaaaaacaatggcgACGACCGCAACGCCAACACCCACACCAACAACATGTGCCTTTGAAAACGGCAACATTGTCAACAATGGctacaacaacggcaacaacaacaaccacatctGTCTCATTTTCACAACAACAATCTCTACCCCGTCCACCATCACGGCGTCAATGCGCGGCGAGTACATCTTTAATGTCTACCCGATGTTTGCcgacaaccacaacaacaacaacaacaattccatCTAAACgtttaatatttaatgaaaaaaataaaaatcgcaataataaaaaaataatcgtaTTAAAAACGAATGTACCTGCTGTCACaatgacgacaacaacaacaacatcaaatgcCACAATGATCTCACCAACGACAACAATATCAACAATAACTGTAACTGCAACACATTCCCCGTTAACTTCGACACCGTCGTCACTCATTCAAAAACCACGCAACTCCGATTTCATACGAAACCCGCCCATTTCCGATTTCATTTCCACGCTTTCTAATTGTACTCCTTCCACCTGCAAATCGGCACGAACTTCCTCTTTTGTGCCCATTTTCTCCAACGATCCCTCTTCTACCACAACAACGGCGATGTCTGCGATCTCGTTGGAAACTTCGTACACTGTGGACCTTGAATCTTCCAACGCCATGACGTCGGCGTCCGTTAACAAAATAATTGCAtataacgacaacaacaacaataacaaaaacaataataatatttataaacacaatgAAAACGAACCAAACGTTAATAATGAAACATATTCAAAATGCTCAAACGATTACAATGTGTCTTGTGTTGATCATATTGGTGgcaacagtagcagcaacaacaacaacaacaataacggtaGCAATAACAACTATCACCAGCAATTCAGCAATATGAGTATGGGTCAGCAATCGCATTTGCGGCATATGCGCTTTGGCAATAATGGGCGTGGCATGGATAGTGGTAGTAATCATGGTGAATTTACGATGAATGGCAACAACAGTTATCGGCGTGGCGGTGGAAACCTAAGTAACAATAATAGTGGAAATATTAACGCGATGAGCCATCGTCACAATAATGAGTATTATGGCAACAATCATCACAACTATCAACACCATCAGTATAATGAACATAGTCGGCGACAcaataatattaacaacaacaacaacaacaacaatagcaatagcaGTAATGCATCTAACTCAGGATTATTTGATAGAAATcataataatagcaataataacaataacaatgtcaATGTAAATCTGCATGGGAATAGCGGCAGTGGCAACAACAGTGTG CATTTTGATGGCCCTAATGGTAACAATCATTCCCGGAGTGCTGACTTTCACGCTGACAACCGCACAGATCGTGGTAGCTTAGCCGACGTTAGTAGCAATGGTCCTGGCGGTCAGTTTGGCTACAACACAGGCAGAAATAGTAATAATTATGGACGGAATGGCCACCAAAATACCGGTTCTGGTAATTACAGTTACCACCACTATCATCACTACAGCAATAATGGGCCATCAACATCAGCGTTAGCAGGCGTTGGCGGCAGTGTCTCCAACCTTTTAGATGGACCAAGTGGCTCTACTGGTATTATGGGTTCCACTTCTTCACTAAACAGTGGCGCCCATGGGCTGAAATCGGACAGTCCATCGCGCAAGAGACGGCGCATATCCGGGCGCATGCCTAGCCAGTCACCGCCAGCTCTATGGGAGCAACGACGTTCGCCTCGAAATCAA gTGCAACAAGGTAGTCCTCCGATACGCCGTCCCCGTCTGCATGACACTGGGTCATCTCATCATAATCGCAGCCATCATGGCAGTAACAATAGTATTTCTGGCAATAGTATCAACAATACGAATGCCAACAACATTAGTGGAAGCCATTTGCAAAACTATCATCAGCCACAACATTCAATACAACCCACGCCATATTACCTCCGACAGCACATGCCACCACCACCcgctttacaacaacaacagcaacagcagcagcaaccagCACCAGTACCCCCAACGCTACACCAAACACAATCTTTAACACAAGCACAGCCACAAATTCAACAACGTTCACCATGGGAGCACTCACTATCTGCTGCTGCAGTCCTACCTAGCGCGAATGCAGCACCTGCGACCGTGAACGCTTACATGCAACAAACTCCACCTCCACCACAATCGCCTGGCCATCATCATCAAACATCGTTGGTGGGCgcaccaccgccaccaccaccttTGATGCTGGACATCAATCAGGTGCCTGTCAGCCTACCCTTGCGACATGCCGAGCCTATTTGGGCCTCAATCTGCACTTATCCTGCACCACCGCCTCAAGCTAGAATAGCACCATGTCATCTGCATGGTATTTACACACAACCGTTCACAGCTCAAGCATGCAATACACATCCCAGTGCTCAATTCACCCAAGGCCCACCTGGGTTTGCTGCAACCACCGGCGCTCCAATACAAATGCCACAGCCGCAACAGGTGCAGGTTAGTGCAGCTACTGCtgcacagcaacaacatacGCAACAAGCTGCCGCCCTTATGGCAGCCGCTTCAGTCGCCGCAGCTAACTATCAACATGCTCAATTTACCCAGCAACAACGTACTGAGGCAGCAGCAGTGGCAGCCGCTGCAGTAGCGGGTCTTTCACTCGAACAAGCCGGCGTCCATCATTTGGAAGCTCATCAAGGACATCAAGCCGCTATATCCACGCCTCCGACACATCACAATCAATTGCAAGCCACACCAATTCATATAACCTCCATGTCAGCAGTTGCGGCTGCAGCAGCACATCACCTGCGTACTACTGCGTCGGCAGCGGTACAAATGTCTGCGGCACCACAGCCGATTTTGCTCTCCACAGAG AGACGTGTTTTTCCACCACATCGTCGTATTACCCGTTTCTGGCCCTCAAATCATCCGCATGGACCACACCGGCATATGCTTTCGCCACAGACTTTGGGCCCACACCAAGCGACGCCTGTGCAAATTCAGACAACAACTGGCATCATAAATCCAGGCTTCTTACTTAATTTCCT TGCCATGTTCCCGCTTTCACCTTATAATCAACATGAACTGAACTCACCAGATTCCAACGAGACGGAAAACTACGAAGCTTTGTTAAGTTTGGCAGAGCGTTTGGGTGAGGCTAAGCCACGAGGCTTGGCGCGAAATGAAATCGATCAATTGCCGAGCTATAAGTATAATCCAGATACACATAGTG GTGATCAAACGTCTTGCGTTGTTTGCATGTGTGACTTTGAGTTGAGGCAAGTGCTCCGTGTGTTACCTTGTTCACACGAATTCCATGCAAAATGTGTGGACAAATGGCTAAGG TCAAATCGAACCTGCCCGATTTGTCGGGGTAATGCTTCCGACTACTTCGAGAATTcagaacaacagcaacagcagcagcagccgcaaACTCAACAAACACAGTCTCAAATCCAAACACAACCTTCAACGCAACAACAAACTCAACCACCAGCAACTACAACGCAAACTGCGTCCGGGCAACAGCAGACACAAGCAACACAAGCACATTAA
- the LOC105231645 gene encoding ataxin-2 homolog isoform X3 — protein sequence MLNPNHTGATRRPFSRNAPSRNHRCRLLFSPHNQSSHHLLQQQQQLQTHTHTHAHGQARSGGNGNGNAASSSSTSSSTGHGGPWYNNNKDGNIDNWNTLGSNNNNNNNGSNNNYHQQFSNMSMGQQSHLRHMRFGNNGRGMDSGSNHGEFTMNGNNSYRRGGGNLSNNNSGNINAMSHRHNNEYYGNNHHNYQHHQYNEHSRRHNNINNNNNNNNSNSSNASNSGLFDRNHNNSNNNNNNVNVNLHGNSGSGNNSVHFDGPNGNNHSRSADFHADNRTDRGSLADVSSNGPGGQFGYNTGRNSNNYGRNGHQNTGSGNYSYHHYHHYSNNGPSTSALAGVGGSVSNLLDGPSGSTGIMGSTSSLNSGAHGLKSDSPSRKRRRISGRMPSQSPPALWEQRRSPRNQVQQGSPPIRRPRLHDTGSSHHNRSHHGSNNSISGNSINNTNANNISGSHLQNYHQPQHSIQPTPYYLRQHMPPPPALQQQQQQQQQPAPVPPTLHQTQSLTQAQPQIQQRSPWEHSLSAAAVLPSANAAPATVNAYMQQTPPPPQSPGHHHQTSLVGAPPPPPPLMLDINQVPVSLPLRHAEPIWASICTYPAPPPQARIAPCHLHGIYTQPFTAQACNTHPSAQFTQGPPGFAATTGAPIQMPQPQQVQVSAATAAQQQHTQQAAALMAAASVAAANYQHAQFTQQQRTEAAAVAAAAVAGLSLEQAGVHHLEAHQGHQAAISTPPTHHNQLQATPIHITSMSAVAAAAAHHLRTTASAAVQMSAAPQPILLSTERRVFPPHRRITRFWPSNHPHGPHRHMLSPQTLGPHQATPVQIQTTTGIINPGFLLNFLAMFPLSPYNQHELNSPDSNETENYEALLSLAERLGEAKPRGLARNEIDQLPSYKYNPDTHSGDQTSCVVCMCDFELRQVLRVLPCSHEFHAKCVDKWLRSNRTCPICRGNASDYFENSEQQQQQQQPQTQQTQSQIQTQPSTQQQTQPPATTTQTASGQQQTQATQAH from the exons cagcaacaacaacaacaacaataacggtaGCAATAACAACTATCACCAGCAATTCAGCAATATGAGTATGGGTCAGCAATCGCATTTGCGGCATATGCGCTTTGGCAATAATGGGCGTGGCATGGATAGTGGTAGTAATCATGGTGAATTTACGATGAATGGCAACAACAGTTATCGGCGTGGCGGTGGAAACCTAAGTAACAATAATAGTGGAAATATTAACGCGATGAGCCATCGTCACAATAATGAGTATTATGGCAACAATCATCACAACTATCAACACCATCAGTATAATGAACATAGTCGGCGACAcaataatattaacaacaacaacaacaacaacaatagcaatagcaGTAATGCATCTAACTCAGGATTATTTGATAGAAATcataataatagcaataataacaataacaatgtcaATGTAAATCTGCATGGGAATAGCGGCAGTGGCAACAACAGTGTG CATTTTGATGGCCCTAATGGTAACAATCATTCCCGGAGTGCTGACTTTCACGCTGACAACCGCACAGATCGTGGTAGCTTAGCCGACGTTAGTAGCAATGGTCCTGGCGGTCAGTTTGGCTACAACACAGGCAGAAATAGTAATAATTATGGACGGAATGGCCACCAAAATACCGGTTCTGGTAATTACAGTTACCACCACTATCATCACTACAGCAATAATGGGCCATCAACATCAGCGTTAGCAGGCGTTGGCGGCAGTGTCTCCAACCTTTTAGATGGACCAAGTGGCTCTACTGGTATTATGGGTTCCACTTCTTCACTAAACAGTGGCGCCCATGGGCTGAAATCGGACAGTCCATCGCGCAAGAGACGGCGCATATCCGGGCGCATGCCTAGCCAGTCACCGCCAGCTCTATGGGAGCAACGACGTTCGCCTCGAAATCAA gTGCAACAAGGTAGTCCTCCGATACGCCGTCCCCGTCTGCATGACACTGGGTCATCTCATCATAATCGCAGCCATCATGGCAGTAACAATAGTATTTCTGGCAATAGTATCAACAATACGAATGCCAACAACATTAGTGGAAGCCATTTGCAAAACTATCATCAGCCACAACATTCAATACAACCCACGCCATATTACCTCCGACAGCACATGCCACCACCACCcgctttacaacaacaacagcaacagcagcagcaaccagCACCAGTACCCCCAACGCTACACCAAACACAATCTTTAACACAAGCACAGCCACAAATTCAACAACGTTCACCATGGGAGCACTCACTATCTGCTGCTGCAGTCCTACCTAGCGCGAATGCAGCACCTGCGACCGTGAACGCTTACATGCAACAAACTCCACCTCCACCACAATCGCCTGGCCATCATCATCAAACATCGTTGGTGGGCgcaccaccgccaccaccaccttTGATGCTGGACATCAATCAGGTGCCTGTCAGCCTACCCTTGCGACATGCCGAGCCTATTTGGGCCTCAATCTGCACTTATCCTGCACCACCGCCTCAAGCTAGAATAGCACCATGTCATCTGCATGGTATTTACACACAACCGTTCACAGCTCAAGCATGCAATACACATCCCAGTGCTCAATTCACCCAAGGCCCACCTGGGTTTGCTGCAACCACCGGCGCTCCAATACAAATGCCACAGCCGCAACAGGTGCAGGTTAGTGCAGCTACTGCtgcacagcaacaacatacGCAACAAGCTGCCGCCCTTATGGCAGCCGCTTCAGTCGCCGCAGCTAACTATCAACATGCTCAATTTACCCAGCAACAACGTACTGAGGCAGCAGCAGTGGCAGCCGCTGCAGTAGCGGGTCTTTCACTCGAACAAGCCGGCGTCCATCATTTGGAAGCTCATCAAGGACATCAAGCCGCTATATCCACGCCTCCGACACATCACAATCAATTGCAAGCCACACCAATTCATATAACCTCCATGTCAGCAGTTGCGGCTGCAGCAGCACATCACCTGCGTACTACTGCGTCGGCAGCGGTACAAATGTCTGCGGCACCACAGCCGATTTTGCTCTCCACAGAG AGACGTGTTTTTCCACCACATCGTCGTATTACCCGTTTCTGGCCCTCAAATCATCCGCATGGACCACACCGGCATATGCTTTCGCCACAGACTTTGGGCCCACACCAAGCGACGCCTGTGCAAATTCAGACAACAACTGGCATCATAAATCCAGGCTTCTTACTTAATTTCCT TGCCATGTTCCCGCTTTCACCTTATAATCAACATGAACTGAACTCACCAGATTCCAACGAGACGGAAAACTACGAAGCTTTGTTAAGTTTGGCAGAGCGTTTGGGTGAGGCTAAGCCACGAGGCTTGGCGCGAAATGAAATCGATCAATTGCCGAGCTATAAGTATAATCCAGATACACATAGTG GTGATCAAACGTCTTGCGTTGTTTGCATGTGTGACTTTGAGTTGAGGCAAGTGCTCCGTGTGTTACCTTGTTCACACGAATTCCATGCAAAATGTGTGGACAAATGGCTAAGG TCAAATCGAACCTGCCCGATTTGTCGGGGTAATGCTTCCGACTACTTCGAGAATTcagaacaacagcaacagcagcagcagccgcaaACTCAACAAACACAGTCTCAAATCCAAACACAACCTTCAACGCAACAACAAACTCAACCACCAGCAACTACAACGCAAACTGCGTCCGGGCAACAGCAGACACAAGCAACACAAGCACATTAA